The Miscanthus floridulus cultivar M001 chromosome 7, ASM1932011v1, whole genome shotgun sequence genome includes a region encoding these proteins:
- the LOC136463426 gene encoding small ribosomal subunit protein uS11y produces MSGRKKTREPKEENVTLGPAVREGEHVFGVAHIFASFNDTFIHVTDLSGRETLVRITGGMKVKADRDESSPYAAMLASQDVAQRCKELGITALHIKLRATGGNKTKTPGPGAQSALRALARSGMKIGRIEDVTPVPTDSTRRKGGRRGRRL; encoded by the exons ATG TCTGGGAGGAAGAAGACGCGTGAGCCCAAGGAGGAGAACGTGACGCTTGGCCCCGCCGTCCGTGAGGGCGAGCACGTCTTTGGCGTCGCCCACATCTTTGCGTCATTCAACGACACATTCATC CATGTGACGGATCTGTCCGGAAGGGAGACGCTTGTCCGCATCACTG GTGGCATGAAGGTTAAAGCTGATCGTGATGAGTCCTCACCTTATGCTGCTATGCTTGCCTCACAGGATGTTGCACAAAGATGCAAG GAGCTTGGAATTACTGCATTGCACATTAAACTCCGTGCTACTGGTGGAAACAAGACCAAAACCCCTGGCCCTGGTGCTCAGTCTGCCCTTAGAGCCCTTGCTCGATCTGGCATGAAGATTGGCCGTATTG AGGATGTTACTCCAGTCCCCACTGACAGCACTCGCAGAAAGGGTGGTAGGAGAGGAAGGAGGCTGTAA